GATGACCTTGAACTGCAGCGGATCGGCCATCGCCACCACGATCGCCCCCCCCCCCAGCAAGGCGATGGGCAGTACCCGCAAGCGCAGCGCGAGAGCCGAGGGCACCAAGCGCAGCGCATCCGCGTCGATCGGGTAGCGTTGCACGTCGACAAAGGGGTATCCCATCTTGCGCGCCAGCGCCACTTGCAGATCCGCCGGCTGAACCAGCCCCATCTCCACGAGGGTCTGTCCGAGTGGCTTTTTGGGTTGCGTTTTTTGCCGAGCAAGTGCCTCATCGAGCTGCGCGGGAGTGATCTTGCCCAACCCCAACAACGCTTCACCAATCGGCACAGGCTGCAGTGTCGCCTGCCGCTGCAGGGCGGCCTTGAGCTGCTCGAGGTTCTCGACCACTGCGGACTCGACGCCGACGACCGAGGCGGCAGCGTCGCGCTCAGGATTGAGCAGGCTATCGCCAAACTCCCCCTCTTCGATCGTGTCGCCGCCCCCGGTGCGCATCTGGTACGAAACGATCCCACTTTTGGGAATGAAAACCCGCTCAGGATCGTCCTCCGATGTCCGCTTGGGAAATATCCACAACCCCTTGTCAGTGCGCCGGTAGGCGTGACACAGGCCGGCATAGGCGGAGCCATCGCGCAACTGCACCGCAAACGCCCCCGTGGCTGACGCATCGGGGAACCCAGAGGGAGATTCCCGCGTGGACTCCGTCGGAAAAACCCGCAGCCGCTTGATCTGGTTGAAGCGCAACGAGATGGCGCGGGGCTGTCCCGCCACCAATAATTTGAGGTTGCCCGACTCTGGACGAAAATCCACCAACTCTCCGCTCAGAGAGCGGGCGTTCCACCCCTCGATGGCGGCCATGACACCGCTGGCTCCCACGGGATAGGTGTCGTCGGTCGTGCGATTGGGCAGCGTGAATTGAGGGCTATTGGTCTCTTGCATATTCTTCTGTGGCGTCAACTCTGCATAGCGTTATGACTAGATCCCCAGCGCCCACTGGATCACATTTTTGGCCAAAAAGCCAAGCATGCCCAGGGACAATACCAAAAAGAGGATGAAGGTCCCGAACTTGCCCGCCTTCGATTCGCGCGCCAGATTGAGCACGATGAACAGCATGTACAGAATAAAGGCACCCACGCCGAACGTGAGCCCGAACTGCGCGATCTGCGCCTCGGTATAGCCGAACAGCGTTCCTTCCATTCCGTCACTCACTGCGCAGCGGGCGGATCACCCCCGCACGCTCGAAATCGCGATAGGCGTGCCAGCTCGCATACGCGATCACCGGCACCGTCAGCATCAGACCCACCATCGCCAGCGCCATGCCAACGGCCACCAGCACGACGATGCACACCGCCCACACGCACAGGACGATCGGGTGCGTCCCAACGGCGCGCCAGCTCTCGCTCACCGCGTGCCACAGCGGCGTGCGGGTCGCCACCAGCATCGGCAGCGTCATCACGCTGGAGGCGAACACCGGCGCGGCGAGCCATCCCCCCAACAGCAGCCAGGCCTCGAACAACGCGCTGTCGGTGTTGAGCACCACGTGACGCAAGAAGTCCGCGGGCTTGAGGATGGGCACCGGTGCCCACAGCGTGATCAGCGCCGCCGACGTCATCATCCAACCCGTGACGGCCATCGCCAGCAAAAACCCGAACGCCATCAGGCGCCGGTCACCCGAGGTCCACAGGCGGATGACTTCCGCGCAGCAGACCTTTTCGCCGCGCTCCAGGTGGGCGCTGACCGCGTACAACCCGGACGCCAGCACCGGGGCGATGATGAGAAACCCCGAAAACGCCCCAGCCAGCAACCAGAAGTGGTCCCGCAACGCCACCACCAGGATGGTGCCGAACAGCGCCATCATGCCGCCGTGCAGCACGCCCGGCAGGGGGTTGGTGGCGTAGTCGCGCAGTCCCTGCCGCAACCAACGCAGGGGCGCGGCCGCGTCGATCACGACCGTACCGGATGGCACCCCCTCGTCGCCGGGGGTCACCGGGGGTGAGGATGGCCTCGACATCACAATCTCCTCCGCAATACGAGGATCAACCCGAAAGCCCCCGCACCGTGACGGCCCGAGGGTATCCCCGATTGGACCACAAGCCGGCACGCCCACCGCCCCCCGAACGGAGGGCTCACCCCACGAGCGGCCCGGCACCGGCCAGCAGCTGCCGCGTGTAGTCCTCCCGCGGCGCGCGCAACACCTGCTCGGCGGGGCCGGCCTCGACGACACGGCCGGCACGCATCACCAGCACGTCGTGCGCCATCGCCCACACGACATCGACGTCGTGCGTGATCAACAGGTACGACAAGCCGCGCTCGCGCTGCAGCCGCAACAGCAGCTCGATCACCTGCCGCTGCACGGTCACGTCCAGCGCGCTGGTCGGCTCATCCAGCACCAGCAGCTTGGGCTCGACGATGAGCGCGCGCGCCACCGCGATGCGCTGGCGCTGCCCGCCGGAAAATTCGTGCGGATAGCGCTGCAGCCACGCCGCCGTCTCGGCGGCCGGCACCTCCGCGGGCAGCAGCCCCACCTCGCGCAGCACCGCGACGACCCGCGCGCGCCGCTCGGCCGCCGACAGCGTCGGCGCGTGCACGCGCAAGCCCTCCTCAACGATCTGCTCCACCGTCAGCCGCGGCGACAGCGACGAAAACGGATCCTGAAACACCACCTGCACGTCGCGCCGCAACGGCCGATCCGCGGTGACGCGGCCGCTCCAGGCGCGGCCCATCACGCGCAGATCGCCGCGTGCCGGCAGCAGCCCCAGCACCGCCAACGCCAGCGTCGATTTGCCCGATCCGGACTCCCCCACCACGCCCAGCGTGCGGCCCGGCCCCAAGCGGGCGGTCACCTCCCGCACCGCAGTGAACGTGGCCGAGCGGAACCACCCGCGCCAGCCCGGCCGCGGCACCCGGTACTCCACCGAGAGGGCGTCCGCCGTCAGGACCGCCGTCGCGGGATTCGCCGCCTCCACCGGTGCGACGTCGAACCCCGCGGGACG
This region of Tepidimonas taiwanensis genomic DNA includes:
- a CDS encoding DUF2788 domain-containing protein; protein product: MEGTLFGYTEAQIAQFGLTFGVGAFILYMLFIVLNLARESKAGKFGTFILFLVLSLGMLGFLAKNVIQWALGI
- a CDS encoding DUF2189 domain-containing protein: MSRPSSPPVTPGDEGVPSGTVVIDAAAPLRWLRQGLRDYATNPLPGVLHGGMMALFGTILVVALRDHFWLLAGAFSGFLIIAPVLASGLYAVSAHLERGEKVCCAEVIRLWTSGDRRLMAFGFLLAMAVTGWMMTSAALITLWAPVPILKPADFLRHVVLNTDSALFEAWLLLGGWLAAPVFASSVMTLPMLVATRTPLWHAVSESWRAVGTHPIVLCVWAVCIVVLVAVGMALAMVGLMLTVPVIAYASWHAYRDFERAGVIRPLRSE
- a CDS encoding ABC transporter ATP-binding protein → MTVPAQPLLSVRGLRIAFGGRPVVHGIDFDVGAGEKVALVGESGSGKTVSALSLLRLLPDAQVSGEARFAGQSLLSLPERALRGLRGDAVAYVFQEPMTALNPLYPVGEQIAEVLRVKRGLPPREAWARAEAWLQQVGIDEPARRARQYPHQLSGGQRQRAMIAMALAGEPRLLIADEPTTALDASLRLQILALLDELRQRLGLAVLVITHDLHLVRRFADRVVVMERGHVVEAGPVARVFSAPAHPYTIRLLASRPQRPAGFDVAPVEAANPATAVLTADALSVEYRVPRPGWRGWFRSATFTAVREVTARLGPGRTLGVVGESGSGKSTLALAVLGLLPARGDLRVMGRAWSGRVTADRPLRRDVQVVFQDPFSSLSPRLTVEQIVEEGLRVHAPTLSAAERRARVVAVLREVGLLPAEVPAAETAAWLQRYPHEFSGGQRQRIAVARALIVEPKLLVLDEPTSALDVTVQRQVIELLLRLQRERGLSYLLITHDVDVVWAMAHDVLVMRAGRVVEAGPAEQVLRAPREDYTRQLLAGAGPLVG